One region of Wyeomyia smithii strain HCP4-BCI-WySm-NY-G18 chromosome 3, ASM2978416v1, whole genome shotgun sequence genomic DNA includes:
- the LOC129730012 gene encoding uncharacterized protein LOC129730012, with the protein MVVGTAQLNRVLSECGFVPVAGDVLSEIVHQINNSVSTTNEAAMFLAQLMHESGGFRYREEISRGAGQPYGSYYGRGYIQLTWRENYAAASSYLFGDDRLVHSPDLVSANPHMSMLVSVWYWETRVRPQAAPFRNFYCTTKAINGGIENSPNHPSAKRRYSFYCTAARVLGVVNLASEA; encoded by the coding sequence ATGGTGGTCGGTACAGCGCAGTTGAACAGAGTTCTATCCGAATGTGGCTTCGTCCCAGTTGCAGGGGATGTGCTGTCGGAAATCGTTCACCAAATCAACAACTCCGTTAGCACTACCAACGAGGCTGCGATGTTCCTTGCTCAATTGATGCATGAGAGTGGAGGCTTCAGGTACCGGGAAGAAATAAGTCGCGGAGCAGGACAACCCTACGGTTCCTACTATGGCCGAGGGTACATCCAGCTTACCTGGCGTGAGAACTACGCAGCGGCATCGAGCTATCTTTTCGGAGACGACAGACTGGTACACAGTCCGGATTTAGTGTCTGCGAACCCGCACATGAGCATGCTTGTATCGGTTTGGTATTGGGAGACGAGAGTGCGGCCACAAGCTGCACCATTTAGGAATTTCTATTGCACAACTAAAGCCATAAACGGCGGAATCGAGAATAGTCCTAACCATCCATCTGCAAAAAGACGGTACAGTTTCTACTGTACTGCAGCTAGAGTCTTGGGTGTTGTCAACCTTGCGAGCGAGGCATAG